One Megasphaera elsdenii DSM 20460 genomic window carries:
- a CDS encoding sigma-54 interaction domain-containing protein has translation MTNVTKIFSTLSEASERLNAIIEHSFDGIFITDAKANVIRINHAYEVITGLKKEEVLGKNMADLVRNKLISESGSLQVIKTKQPVTLQQCFRSGKEALVTSSPIFDADGNFIMIVTNVRDLTEIYNLKAVVQEKTAAMDRLAMELEHLQTTSEDNQEIIAKDETTLAAMLLANRVASMDTTVILLGETGVGKEVMARYIFQHSHRAKNSFIKVNCGAIPENLIESELFGYEGGAFTGANKNGKIGLFELANKGTLFLDEIGELPKDMQVKLLRVLQEQEILRVGGTKPVKIDVRIIAATNRNLEEMVKDGTFREDLYYRLTVFPISIPPLRMRKKDIIPLALSFLEKLNQKYQLKKYFTDLSMQLLHEYDWPGNIRELKNIVERAIIISPSDAIKPEDLHIHSASKPIVIIKENDFSDNTKNSLPPSPEFPINLKNTLEKIEYTYMVQAYKFFGNVRDAAKNLGLTPSTFVRKRKQYQQNNTDPERM, from the coding sequence ATGACGAATGTAACAAAAATTTTTTCGACACTGTCCGAGGCCAGCGAACGGCTCAATGCCATTATTGAACATTCTTTTGATGGCATTTTCATTACCGATGCAAAGGCCAATGTTATCCGTATCAATCATGCCTACGAAGTCATTACCGGCTTAAAGAAAGAAGAAGTCCTCGGAAAAAACATGGCTGATCTCGTGCGCAATAAATTAATCTCAGAATCAGGCTCCCTGCAAGTTATTAAAACGAAACAACCAGTAACACTGCAACAATGCTTTCGTTCAGGAAAGGAAGCGTTAGTAACTAGTTCTCCTATTTTTGACGCCGACGGCAATTTCATTATGATTGTCACCAATGTTCGGGATTTGACAGAAATTTATAATTTAAAAGCTGTCGTCCAAGAAAAAACGGCTGCCATGGATCGCCTAGCTATGGAACTGGAACATTTACAAACAACGTCAGAAGACAATCAGGAAATCATCGCTAAGGATGAAACAACCTTAGCAGCCATGCTGCTTGCCAACCGCGTAGCATCCATGGACACGACGGTTATTCTACTAGGAGAAACGGGTGTCGGGAAAGAAGTGATGGCCCGATATATTTTCCAGCACAGCCATCGCGCAAAAAATAGTTTCATTAAAGTAAACTGTGGGGCTATCCCAGAAAATCTGATTGAAAGTGAACTCTTCGGGTATGAAGGTGGCGCTTTTACAGGCGCCAATAAAAACGGAAAAATCGGTCTCTTTGAATTGGCTAATAAAGGCACCTTATTTCTCGATGAAATTGGGGAACTTCCCAAAGACATGCAAGTAAAATTGCTACGTGTTCTTCAAGAACAAGAAATCTTGCGCGTCGGTGGTACGAAGCCCGTAAAAATTGATGTCCGCATCATTGCCGCTACGAACCGAAATTTAGAAGAAATGGTAAAAGACGGTACTTTCCGTGAGGATTTATATTACAGGCTCACTGTCTTTCCCATTTCCATTCCGCCATTGCGGATGCGAAAAAAGGATATCATCCCCTTGGCGCTCTCTTTCCTGGAAAAGCTGAATCAAAAATATCAACTGAAAAAGTATTTTACCGACTTATCCATGCAGCTTCTCCACGAATACGACTGGCCTGGTAACATCCGCGAATTAAAGAACATCGTCGAAAGAGCAATTATTATAAGTCCTTCAGATGCAATAAAGCCGGAAGATCTCCATATACATTCTGCTAGTAAACCAATCGTAATTATAAAAGAAAATGATTTTAGCGATAATACAAAAAATTCTTTACCGCCCTCCCCCGAATTTCCGATAAATTTAAAAAATACTCTCGAAAAAATAGAGTATACCTACATGGTCCAAGCCTATAAATTCTTTGGCAACGTGCGCGATGCTGCCAAAAATTTGGGACTCACACCTTCTACCTTTGTACGGAAACGCAAGCAATATCAGCAAAACAATACGGACCCTGAAAGGATGTGA
- a CDS encoding DUF134 domain-containing protein has product MPRPPRCRRVCSLPAASVFGPVDGGQSADAIIMGIDEYEVIRLIDWVGLTQEQCAAQINVARTTVTGIYDSARRKLADALIHGKRLVIEGGHIQVCERSGTCCHACCHAGKKEYKGE; this is encoded by the coding sequence ATGCCGAGACCACCGCGGTGCCGGCGGGTTTGTTCATTGCCGGCGGCTTCTGTCTTTGGACCTGTAGACGGAGGACAATCAGCAGATGCCATTATCATGGGCATTGATGAGTATGAAGTCATCCGCCTCATCGACTGGGTCGGCTTGACGCAGGAACAGTGCGCCGCTCAGATCAATGTGGCGCGCACGACGGTAACCGGCATTTATGATTCGGCCCGACGCAAACTGGCCGATGCCCTCATCCATGGCAAACGTCTCGTCATCGAAGGCGGCCATATCCAAGTTTGTGAACGTTCCGGTACGTGCTGTCATGCCTGCTGTCACGCCGGAAAAAAAGAATACAAAGGAGAATGA
- a CDS encoding Rid family detoxifying hydrolase, which translates to MNVIVSQNAPKAIGPYSQAMVSNGMLYISGTAGVDPQTGKLQEGIEAQTEQAVKNIAAILEAAGTDFSKVVKTTCFLYDMKDFAAFNAIYEKAFISKPARSCVAVKELPAHFLCEIEVIAEV; encoded by the coding sequence ATGAACGTAATTGTTTCCCAGAACGCACCGAAAGCTATCGGTCCTTATTCCCAGGCTATGGTATCCAATGGTATGCTGTACATTTCTGGTACGGCCGGCGTCGATCCGCAGACGGGCAAGCTCCAGGAAGGCATCGAAGCCCAGACGGAACAGGCTGTCAAGAACATTGCCGCTATCCTCGAAGCAGCTGGAACGGACTTTTCGAAAGTCGTCAAGACGACGTGCTTCCTCTATGACATGAAGGACTTTGCTGCGTTCAACGCTATTTACGAAAAAGCCTTCATCAGCAAACCGGCCCGCAGCTGCGTAGCCGTCAAAGAACTGCCGGCTCACTTCCTCTGCGAAATCGAAGTCATTGCGGAAGTGTAA
- a CDS encoding helix-turn-helix transcriptional regulator produces MYKHIVPFLGAALGKDCEVVLHDLRHPEESVIAIANGDISSRKLGAPATDFILKLMQVGKKRDQEYMTNYYGKSINGHTLRSSTFFIHDEDDNIIGALCLNYDVQHYLDVRKQLDALILMDTEKTLADVVPPASKNGDDHFLGVEISESMYPTVDDAIQHLIQRSLQPYAADAKRLSQKERLAVVEDLYKNGLFVLKGSVYALAQVLGVSEPTIYRYLNRIKKENQNVRG; encoded by the coding sequence ATGTATAAACATATCGTTCCCTTTTTAGGGGCCGCGTTGGGAAAGGATTGTGAAGTCGTCCTTCATGATTTGCGCCATCCTGAAGAGTCGGTCATCGCCATTGCCAATGGTGACATCAGCAGCCGCAAGCTCGGTGCACCGGCGACGGATTTCATTCTGAAACTCATGCAGGTCGGTAAAAAACGGGATCAGGAGTACATGACCAATTACTACGGAAAGAGCATCAATGGCCATACCTTGCGGTCTTCGACGTTCTTCATTCATGATGAGGACGATAACATCATAGGGGCGCTCTGCCTGAACTACGACGTCCAGCACTATTTGGACGTGCGGAAACAGTTGGATGCCTTAATTCTCATGGATACGGAAAAAACGCTGGCCGACGTGGTTCCGCCAGCTTCGAAGAATGGCGATGATCATTTCCTGGGTGTCGAAATCTCAGAGAGCATGTATCCGACCGTAGACGATGCCATTCAGCACCTCATCCAGCGGTCGTTGCAGCCCTATGCCGCCGATGCCAAACGCCTTTCACAAAAAGAACGCCTGGCCGTCGTAGAAGACCTCTACAAGAATGGCCTCTTCGTCCTCAAAGGCAGCGTCTATGCCCTGGCCCAGGTCCTGGGCGTATCAGAACCGACGATTTACCGTTACTTGAACCGTATCAAGAAAGAAAATCAAAATGTACGGGGGTGA
- a CDS encoding gluconate 5-dehydrogenase, whose protein sequence is MDYLSNMFSLKGNVALITGGSYGIGFAIAKALARAGAVIAFNCRSQEHLDQAMKDYEKEDIEAHGYLCDVTDELHVQKLVSEIEKTLGTIDILVNNAGIIKRIPMCDMTTEEFRQVVDIDLVGSFIVSKAVIPGMIKKGHGKIINICSMMSELGRETVSAYAAAKGGLKMLTRNICSEFGGANIQCNGIGPGYIATPQTAPLREKQPDGSRHPFDQFIVSKTPAGRWGTTEDLEGPAVFLASHASDFVNGHILYVDGGILAYIGKQP, encoded by the coding sequence ATGGATTATTTAAGCAATATGTTTTCTTTGAAAGGTAATGTCGCCCTCATTACGGGCGGTTCTTACGGCATCGGTTTTGCCATTGCCAAAGCGTTAGCCCGTGCTGGCGCCGTGATTGCCTTCAACTGCCGCAGTCAGGAACATCTGGATCAGGCCATGAAGGATTATGAAAAAGAAGACATTGAAGCTCACGGCTATCTTTGCGATGTCACTGATGAGCTCCACGTGCAAAAATTGGTCAGTGAAATAGAAAAGACGTTGGGGACTATCGACATCCTCGTCAATAACGCCGGTATCATCAAACGTATCCCCATGTGTGACATGACGACGGAAGAATTCCGCCAGGTCGTCGATATCGACTTAGTCGGTTCGTTCATCGTATCCAAGGCAGTCATTCCCGGTATGATAAAAAAAGGCCACGGCAAAATCATCAATATCTGCTCTATGATGAGCGAATTAGGACGTGAAACCGTGTCGGCTTACGCCGCAGCCAAAGGCGGTCTGAAAATGTTGACCCGTAATATCTGTTCCGAATTCGGCGGCGCCAATATCCAGTGCAATGGCATTGGCCCTGGCTACATCGCAACGCCCCAAACGGCCCCGCTGCGTGAGAAACAGCCTGATGGCTCCCGCCATCCTTTCGACCAGTTCATCGTCTCTAAGACGCCAGCTGGCCGCTGGGGAACGACAGAAGACCTCGAAGGCCCGGCTGTTTTCTTAGCTTCCCATGCTTCGGACTTCGTAAACGGACACATTTTATACGTCGACGGCGGTATCCTAGCCTACATCGGAAAGCAACCGTAA
- a CDS encoding SLC5/6 family protein, whose translation MTKAQWKEAVKFDSTDWGWVIMSIGMAIGAGIVFLPVQVGLAGIWIYLLSSIIGYPAMYLFQRLFINTLAKSERCEDYPSVIGNYLGKNWGLFLGLLYFLMLIIWVFVYSTAINNDSASFLVTFGVTDHSLAKNPLYGLVIICALVAIASRGEKVLFKISTLMVLTKLCVVAVLGMIMVQHWNLANIGSFPDFGYLIKQTIIMLPFTLTSILFLQSLSPMVISYRSHNKSIEVARYKALRAMNIAFGVLFVTVFFYAISFNLAMGHDQAVMAYENNISALALAAQGIPGTSIKIMSLILNIFAVVTAFFGVFLGFREACRGIAMNCLKRIMPEDKINARAVSLGILVFAVLVSWGAIILNAPVLSFTSICSPVFGMIGCLIPAYLVYRVPRLHDLKGVSLYLIIATGILLIISPFLAFS comes from the coding sequence ATGACCAAGGCCCAGTGGAAAGAAGCCGTCAAGTTTGACAGTACCGACTGGGGCTGGGTCATCATGAGTATCGGCATGGCTATCGGTGCAGGCATCGTATTTTTACCGGTACAGGTAGGCTTGGCAGGGATTTGGATTTATCTCTTGTCATCTATTATCGGTTATCCGGCTATGTACCTTTTCCAGCGATTATTCATTAATACTCTGGCAAAATCTGAAAGATGTGAAGATTATCCTAGTGTCATTGGCAACTACTTGGGCAAGAACTGGGGCCTGTTCTTAGGTCTTCTTTACTTCCTGATGCTCATTATCTGGGTATTCGTCTATTCGACGGCCATCAATAATGACAGTGCTTCCTTCTTAGTCACCTTTGGCGTGACGGACCATTCACTGGCTAAAAATCCGTTATACGGGTTGGTCATTATTTGTGCCCTCGTAGCCATTGCTTCTCGTGGCGAAAAAGTACTCTTCAAGATTTCTACGCTAATGGTCTTGACGAAGCTGTGCGTCGTAGCTGTTTTGGGTATGATTATGGTCCAGCATTGGAATTTAGCGAATATAGGTAGTTTTCCCGATTTTGGCTATCTCATCAAGCAGACTATCATCATGCTGCCTTTTACGCTGACATCTATTTTATTTTTACAGAGCTTGAGCCCGATGGTCATTTCCTATCGTTCTCATAATAAGTCGATTGAAGTTGCCCGGTACAAGGCTTTGCGGGCCATGAATATCGCCTTTGGCGTGCTCTTTGTCACCGTATTTTTCTATGCTATTTCGTTCAACTTGGCTATGGGCCATGACCAAGCTGTTATGGCTTATGAAAACAATATTTCTGCTTTAGCATTGGCTGCCCAGGGGATTCCCGGCACATCCATTAAGATCATGAGTTTGATTCTAAATATTTTTGCTGTCGTTACGGCCTTCTTCGGCGTCTTCCTGGGTTTCCGCGAAGCCTGCCGCGGCATTGCCATGAACTGCTTGAAACGCATTATGCCAGAAGATAAGATTAATGCACGTGCCGTTTCCTTGGGTATCCTGGTCTTTGCTGTTCTCGTGTCGTGGGGTGCCATTATCCTCAATGCTCCCGTTTTGAGCTTTACTTCAATTTGCAGCCCTGTCTTTGGCATGATTGGCTGCCTGATTCCGGCTTATCTCGTCTACCGGGTGCCGCGCTTGCATGACTTGAAAGGCGTTTCGTTATATCTCATCATTGCGACGGGCATCTTGTTAATTATCTCACCGTTCCTGGCTTTTTCGTAA
- a CDS encoding AAA family ATPase, whose product MNTQMPIGVDDFKEVRENYYFVDKTHFIQSLIDGHSKVTLLTRPRRFGKTLTMSMLDYFFSLEREPESLHLFDGLQIARAGIDYMKHRGQYPVLFMNFKGIQNDTWDLAFNAFQLVIQKEFQRHRYLLDTPELAPEEKQLYSRFLDNTATLAEYQISLLYLCEYLYRYYKIRPIILIDEYDAPIQNAYNHDFYNTAISYFRTFYNNTLKGNEFLNFAILTGVLRIAKKSIFSGLNNLRVCSILDNAYADVMGFTEEEVTQIAKDTGEEQTLPTLKKWYDGYRFGNIDIYNPWSIINFFAERTADDYWVNTSSNDIIQHMMQGNAKSQEKNLPTLLHGGTVAAIIREGLIYKDITQNKDGLYTLLLMTGYLTAVQNTTVPNGRLCQLRIPNEELTHVFQSEILNLEPFSKSKSSNISLNSSRSRYPQS is encoded by the coding sequence ATGAATACTCAAATGCCCATCGGCGTAGATGACTTCAAGGAAGTCCGGGAGAATTATTATTTTGTCGATAAAACCCATTTCATCCAATCCCTCATTGATGGCCACAGTAAAGTGACCTTATTGACCCGGCCCCGTCGTTTTGGGAAAACCCTGACGATGAGTATGCTCGATTACTTCTTTTCCTTAGAAAGAGAGCCGGAAAGCCTTCACCTGTTTGATGGTTTGCAGATTGCCAGAGCGGGAATCGATTATATGAAGCATCGAGGCCAGTACCCTGTCCTCTTCATGAACTTCAAAGGCATCCAGAATGATACCTGGGATTTAGCTTTCAATGCCTTCCAGCTGGTCATCCAAAAGGAATTCCAGCGGCATCGTTATTTGTTGGACACTCCGGAATTGGCTCCTGAAGAAAAACAACTCTATAGCCGTTTCCTCGATAATACGGCCACGCTTGCAGAATACCAAATCAGCCTGCTCTACTTATGCGAATATCTCTACCGGTACTATAAAATTCGGCCAATTATTCTGATTGATGAGTACGACGCGCCCATCCAGAACGCCTATAACCATGACTTCTATAATACGGCTATCTCCTATTTCCGTACCTTTTACAATAACACCTTAAAAGGGAATGAGTTCCTGAATTTCGCTATTCTCACCGGTGTCCTGCGCATTGCAAAAAAGAGCATCTTCAGTGGCCTGAACAATCTCCGTGTCTGCTCGATTCTTGATAATGCCTATGCCGATGTCATGGGATTTACGGAAGAAGAAGTAACTCAAATAGCTAAGGATACGGGGGAAGAACAGACCCTGCCGACCTTAAAGAAGTGGTATGATGGTTATCGGTTCGGGAACATCGACATATATAATCCCTGGTCGATCATCAACTTCTTTGCTGAACGGACAGCCGACGATTATTGGGTCAATACGTCCTCGAATGACATCATCCAGCATATGATGCAGGGAAATGCAAAAAGCCAGGAAAAGAACCTGCCGACCCTCCTGCATGGCGGAACTGTCGCCGCCATCATCCGAGAAGGCTTGATTTATAAAGATATTACCCAAAATAAAGATGGACTCTATACCCTTTTACTGATGACAGGCTATCTGACAGCCGTCCAGAATACGACTGTCCCCAATGGACGTCTTTGCCAGCTCAGGATTCCCAATGAAGAATTGACACATGTCTTCCAAAGCGAAATCCTCAACTTAGAGCCCTTCAGCAAATCGAAAAGCAGCAATATATCGCTGAATTCAAGCAGAAGCAGATACCCTCAGTCCTGA
- a CDS encoding RNA-guided endonuclease InsQ/TnpB family protein, whose translation MYLTQSNVIRGLSKQEYTMLREMCQYSNNLYNVAVYTIRQHYFDTQQFLRYEKNCHVCKENENYRLLQAGVSQQILKVADRSFRSFFRLLQKVKSGDYGSKAVRLPYYREKGGLFNLILSTNAITIKNGFLTVPMSREYMKRHNGHRIRIPVPDRLKEKKIKEVRICPMYGGRYFKIQYCYLENPELVKTSLDRVLAIDLGLDNLAACITNTGTSFLMDGRKLKSINQYWNKRKARLQSIAAKQGQKTTNQLCQLAKKRNCRMQDILRKTARYILDFCISHQIGTIVCGYNRDFKRGLKLGKVTNQHFTQINLSYLRNTLKHLCERYGITYLEQEESYTSQASCLDLDDIPVYQPDAPYTGTFSGKRVRRGLYRFADGRTANADINGAANILRKSKQNFDFEGLCKGLLDSPLRIRLS comes from the coding sequence ATGTACTTGACGCAATCGAATGTCATTCGTGGCTTGTCGAAACAAGAGTATACGATGCTCCGGGAAATGTGCCAATACAGCAACAACCTGTACAATGTAGCGGTCTATACGATTCGGCAACATTACTTCGATACCCAACAATTCTTGCGCTATGAAAAAAATTGCCATGTCTGCAAGGAAAATGAAAATTACAGATTATTGCAGGCTGGTGTTTCTCAACAGATATTGAAAGTAGCCGACCGCAGTTTTCGTTCTTTTTTCAGGCTTTTGCAGAAAGTCAAGTCAGGTGACTATGGTTCAAAGGCTGTCCGCCTGCCGTACTATCGTGAAAAAGGGGGTCTCTTCAATCTCATCTTGTCGACGAATGCCATTACCATTAAGAATGGCTTCCTAACCGTGCCGATGAGCCGTGAATATATGAAACGCCATAACGGTCATCGGATTCGGATTCCTGTTCCTGACAGGCTGAAAGAGAAGAAAATCAAGGAAGTCCGCATCTGTCCCATGTATGGCGGACGGTATTTCAAGATTCAGTATTGTTACTTGGAGAATCCAGAACTGGTGAAAACCTCGCTGGATCGGGTTCTGGCTATCGATTTAGGCTTGGACAATCTGGCCGCTTGCATTACCAATACAGGGACGTCGTTCCTCATGGACGGTCGTAAACTCAAATCTATCAACCAGTATTGGAATAAACGCAAAGCCAGACTCCAAAGCATTGCCGCCAAGCAGGGCCAGAAGACAACGAACCAGCTCTGTCAGTTAGCGAAAAAACGCAATTGCCGGATGCAGGATATCCTTCGCAAGACAGCCCGCTATATCCTCGATTTTTGCATCAGTCATCAGATAGGGACCATTGTCTGCGGCTATAATCGCGATTTCAAACGAGGACTGAAACTAGGTAAAGTGACAAATCAGCACTTCACTCAAATCAATTTGAGCTATTTGCGCAATACCTTGAAACACCTGTGTGAACGCTACGGGATAACCTATCTGGAACAAGAAGAATCGTATACTTCTCAGGCCAGCTGCCTGGATTTGGACGATATTCCCGTATACCAGCCGGATGCCCCCTATACAGGAACGTTCAGCGGGAAACGAGTCCGGCGCGGCCTGTACCGTTTCGCCGACGGCAGGACAGCTAATGCCGACATCAACGGCGCCGCCAACATACTCCGCAAAAGTAAGCAGAACTTCGATTTCGAGGGACTGTGTAAGGGGCTTTTGGACAGCCCTTTGAGAATAAGGCTATCCTGA
- a CDS encoding alpha-hydroxy-acid oxidizing protein — protein sequence MTTLEEIRKKARAKMKGCYVCPDCDGNACSGMIPGYGGMRTGQSFRNNRLSFQKYGLLSHLLSASKNPDTTCSIFGKTLSMPILIAPVSGYVHNGKIEGNPEEKEYEYLFSMTEGAAKAGTLVFTGDSGHAYMYEAGIAASKKYPKHVIPTIKPRKNQKIIEKARLAEQSDAFAVANDVDAVTSANMRFFGQPLEVERLKNLKYIISSIHLPFIVKGIMSPDEALLCLEAGAKGIVISNHGGRILDGMASPLSVLPEISAVVKNRLTIFIDGGIRHGEDVLKALALGADAVLIGRPAAIANIGGYAEGVTLLLDTLKQELQDAMTITGIPDLQHISSNILQKIK from the coding sequence ATGACAACTCTGGAAGAAATCCGTAAAAAAGCCCGTGCTAAAATGAAAGGTTGTTATGTCTGTCCTGATTGTGATGGTAATGCCTGTTCCGGGATGATTCCTGGTTATGGCGGTATGCGGACAGGCCAATCTTTTCGTAATAATCGATTGTCCTTCCAAAAATATGGTCTCCTATCTCATCTCTTATCGGCTAGCAAAAACCCAGATACGACGTGTTCTATTTTTGGAAAAACGTTATCCATGCCCATTCTTATCGCCCCAGTCAGCGGCTATGTCCATAATGGAAAAATAGAAGGAAATCCGGAAGAAAAAGAATATGAATATCTCTTTTCTATGACTGAAGGAGCTGCAAAAGCAGGAACACTGGTATTTACCGGCGATAGTGGCCATGCTTATATGTATGAAGCTGGGATTGCCGCTTCAAAGAAATATCCAAAACACGTAATTCCGACAATAAAGCCGCGAAAAAATCAAAAAATCATTGAGAAAGCACGACTAGCTGAACAATCAGACGCATTCGCAGTGGCAAACGACGTTGATGCCGTAACCTCCGCGAATATGCGATTTTTTGGCCAGCCCTTAGAAGTAGAGCGGCTAAAAAATCTAAAATACATTATTAGTTCCATTCATCTCCCTTTCATTGTAAAAGGCATTATGTCCCCTGATGAAGCCTTGCTTTGCCTAGAAGCAGGCGCCAAAGGAATTGTTATCAGCAATCACGGAGGCCGCATACTCGATGGTATGGCTAGTCCTTTATCTGTCCTGCCCGAAATTTCTGCCGTTGTAAAAAACAGATTAACAATTTTCATAGATGGCGGAATCCGACACGGTGAAGACGTCCTAAAAGCATTGGCCCTAGGAGCTGACGCAGTATTAATCGGTCGACCTGCTGCTATTGCAAATATAGGTGGATACGCAGAAGGCGTTACATTGCTCCTCGATACCTTAAAGCAAGAATTACAAGATGCTATGACAATAACAGGCATTCCTGATTTGCAACACATATCGTCTAATATTTTACAAAAAATAAAATAA
- a CDS encoding L-cysteine desulfidase family protein yields the protein METCTMWNKMIEIMKQDIKPATGCTEPISLAFAAATAAKELGEPVQAVKAFVSANLMKNGMGVMVPGTGMPGLAIAAAVGALGGDANAGLQVLKSLTPDVVAQGKQMVADGKVTVGVNETTKHILYSEANVYGESHHVRAVIVDNHTNVVLIEKDGQVIFEKKASCNDSEADKITFLQSLSIKDILEFAENIPLANIQFIKNAENLNDALSKEGLTGKYGLRIGCTMEKSIKEGLLAGDLAREIQVRTVAASDARMGGAACPAMTNSGSGNQGITVSEPVTVVADHIKASGEERVRALALASMVAIYAHSYLPKLSAFCATVTAAMGAAAGMAWLLDRKTPYQTICKAISSMNGGIVGMVCDGAADSCAMKVASAAEIAYRSVLMALAGIRVEGTDGLVADTADECIRNVGLLASNGMQQTDCEVLHIMLNKNKEVAGA from the coding sequence ATGGAAACATGTACTATGTGGAATAAAATGATTGAAATCATGAAGCAAGATATCAAACCGGCTACGGGATGTACGGAACCGATTTCCCTGGCTTTTGCAGCGGCTACGGCGGCGAAAGAATTGGGAGAACCCGTACAAGCTGTCAAAGCCTTTGTTTCCGCTAATTTGATGAAAAATGGGATGGGCGTTATGGTTCCAGGCACCGGCATGCCGGGATTGGCTATTGCTGCTGCTGTTGGTGCCCTGGGCGGCGATGCTAACGCAGGTCTCCAGGTCCTGAAATCCTTGACGCCTGATGTGGTAGCCCAAGGCAAACAAATGGTAGCTGACGGCAAAGTCACCGTTGGTGTCAATGAAACGACAAAGCATATCCTTTATTCGGAAGCCAATGTCTATGGAGAAAGCCATCATGTCCGCGCCGTCATCGTCGATAACCATACGAACGTTGTCTTAATCGAAAAAGATGGACAGGTTATTTTTGAAAAAAAAGCGAGCTGTAATGATAGTGAAGCCGATAAAATCACTTTTTTGCAGTCCCTTTCCATCAAAGATATTTTGGAATTTGCTGAAAATATTCCCCTTGCCAATATCCAATTCATCAAGAATGCAGAAAATTTAAATGATGCCTTGTCTAAAGAAGGTCTGACGGGGAAATATGGCCTGCGCATTGGCTGCACCATGGAAAAGAGCATCAAAGAGGGCCTGTTGGCAGGCGATTTGGCTCGTGAAATCCAAGTCCGTACAGTGGCCGCTTCAGACGCTCGCATGGGTGGCGCTGCCTGTCCGGCCATGACCAATTCTGGTTCCGGGAATCAGGGCATCACCGTATCTGAGCCAGTAACAGTTGTCGCTGACCATATCAAAGCCTCTGGCGAAGAACGCGTCCGGGCCCTGGCTTTGGCCAGTATGGTCGCTATCTATGCGCACAGCTATTTACCCAAGTTGTCTGCCTTTTGCGCGACCGTTACGGCTGCCATGGGAGCAGCGGCTGGCATGGCTTGGCTCCTCGACCGAAAGACACCGTATCAGACTATTTGCAAAGCTATTTCATCTATGAATGGCGGCATCGTCGGTATGGTCTGTGATGGTGCCGCCGATAGCTGTGCCATGAAAGTCGCTTCGGCAGCGGAAATCGCTTATCGTTCGGTCCTCATGGCCTTAGCCGGTATCCGCGTAGAAGGTACAGATGGGCTCGTCGCCGATACGGCAGATGAATGTATCCGAAACGTAGGCCTCTTGGCATCTAATGGTATGCAGCAGACAGATTGCGAAGTCTTGCACATCATGTTGAACAAAAATAAAGAAGTTGCCGGAGCATAG